The genomic region CACCAACCTCGGCAGCCACGGAGCGCTCATCGCTGCCGCGTTCGCGGTTCTGGAGGCCGGCGGATCGGGCGCCGACGTCGGTCTGGTCGCGGCCGCCCGAACGCTGCCGCTCGTCCTCTTCCTGCTCATCGGCGGCGCACTCGCCGACCGGCTGCCGCGCCACCACGTGATGGTCGCGGCCAATGCCCTCAACTGCCTCTCCCAAGCGGCCTTCGCCGTGCTCGTCCTCGCCGGTGACCCCCAGCTGTGGCAGATGATGCTGCTGACCGCTCTGTGCGGCACCGGTACGGCCTTCTTCAACCCGGCGGCCGAGGGCATGCTGCTGTCCACCGTCTCCGGTGAGCACGCCAACCGCGCCTTCGCGCTCTTCCGCATGGCGATGAACGGCGCGGGCATCGGCGGAGCGGCCCTCGGCGGAGCGATGATCGCCGCGTTCGGACCCGGCTGGGTACTGGCCGTGGACGCCGCGGCCTTCGCGATCGCGGGCGCCCTGCGGGCCTTCCTCGACGTCGGCCACATCGCCGAACGGGCTCCCGGCGGCGGCCTCCTGGCCGACCTGCGCGAGGGCTGGGTGGAGGTCAGGACCCGGCCCTGGCTGTGGAGCATCGTGCTCCAGTTCTCCGTCGTGGTCGCCGTCGTCGGGGCCGCGGAGGCGGTCTACGGTCCGCTGGTCGCCCGCGACCGGCTGGGCGGCCCGGCGCCCTGGGGGCTGGCCCTGGCCTGCTTCGGCGCGGGCACCATCGCGGGCGCCGTCCTGATGATGGTGTGGAAGCCGCGCCGGCTGCTGCTGGTCGGCACCCTGTGCGTGTTCCCGCTCGCGCTGCCGTCGGCGGGGCTGGCCGTACCGCTGCCGGTGTGGGCCCTGTGCGCGGTGATGTTCGTGAGCGGCACGGCCATCGAGGTGTTCGGTGTGAACTGGATGACCACGATGCACCAGGAGATCCCCGAGGAGAAGTTCTCCCGGGTCTCCGCCTACGACTGGTTCGGCTCGGTGTCGATGCTCCCCCTGGCCACCGCCCTCGCGGGCCCGGCCGAAACGGCCTTCGGCCGCACCCAGGCCCTGTGGGGCTGCGCGGCCCTGGTCGTCCTGGCCACGGCCCTGGTCCTGCTGATCCCGGACGTCCGCCACCTGACCCGCAGGCCCCCGGCCGCACCGGTCGCTGCCGCCACCGCCCCGGCCGCCACCGCCCCGGCCGCCTCCGGGCCGGCCGCCTCCGGGCCGGCCGCCTCCGACCCCGCGGAGCGGAGCGACAGCCGACCGCTCACCCCAGGCTGAATGCGCCCTCCGGCGGAGCCGGGGACGGCGCGGCGTCCGCGTCGGTCACCGGCACGGCCCCCCGCATGAACCGTGCCAGCGAGTCCCCGGACTCCACCCTCGCGGGAAACGCGTCGGAGGCGCACCGC from Streptomyces sp. NBC_00190 harbors:
- a CDS encoding MFS transporter, which gives rise to MSSPPADSSRTPARRRTPAWAGRNYTLLTGAAVVTNLGSHGALIAAAFAVLEAGGSGADVGLVAAARTLPLVLFLLIGGALADRLPRHHVMVAANALNCLSQAAFAVLVLAGDPQLWQMMLLTALCGTGTAFFNPAAEGMLLSTVSGEHANRAFALFRMAMNGAGIGGAALGGAMIAAFGPGWVLAVDAAAFAIAGALRAFLDVGHIAERAPGGGLLADLREGWVEVRTRPWLWSIVLQFSVVVAVVGAAEAVYGPLVARDRLGGPAPWGLALACFGAGTIAGAVLMMVWKPRRLLLVGTLCVFPLALPSAGLAVPLPVWALCAVMFVSGTAIEVFGVNWMTTMHQEIPEEKFSRVSAYDWFGSVSMLPLATALAGPAETAFGRTQALWGCAALVVLATALVLLIPDVRHLTRRPPAAPVAAATAPAATAPAASGPAASGPAASDPAERSDSRPLTPG